The genomic window AGGTGGACGTGGCAGTCGATGAGGCCGGGGATCACCCAGCGGCCCTCGGCGTCGAGCACCGCGGCGGAATCGTCCCGGCGCAGCTCGGACATCGCGCCGAGCCTGGTGATGCGCCCCTGGCGGACCGCGACGAAGGCGTCTTCCCGGTAGCCCGGGTTCACGCCGTCCCAGACGCGGGCGTTGATCACGGTCACGTCGTGGTTGGCGCCCAGGTGGGCCCGCTCGTCGCTCATCCGCTACGCCTCCTCGTCCTGTCCGCTCGGTGGACCGCCAGGTTCGGCGAACTGGGAGCGGCCCGCCCCGGTCCGGCCGCCGGCCCTGGCGCGTCGCGCGCCGCTACCCTTCGTCCCCAGGCCGGAGCGCCCTTCACTCGACCAGCCCCAGGAACCGACGCTTGACGCCGGCGAGGTGCACCTCGATGGCCTCCCTCGCCCTCCGCTTGTCCCTGGCCTCGATGGCGTCGATGATCTCGCCGTGCTCGCTCACGGCCTGCGTGAGCTTCTCGCGCGACGACACCATCTGCGACGCCGCGTGGACGAGCAGGTCGGAGATCTCGCGCATGTAGCGGACCATCTCCTGGTTCCCCGTCAGGCCGACGAGGTGCGTGTCCATCCGGCGCGACTCGAGGAGGACCGCGCGGTTGTCGCCGCTAGCGAGGCCCGCGAGCTGCTTCGCGTAAGCGTCCTTGACCGCGCTCAGGTCCACGTCGGGCAGGTCGCAGAGGCGGGGGACGCACCAGACCAGGAGGCACTCCTGGACGTCGATGATGTCGAGCATCTTCTTGATGTCGATCCGCCTGACGACCGCCCCGCGCCCCGGAGTGCGCTCGAGGAGCCCCTGCGCGACGAGGTCCTGCAGGGCGTGCCGGACCGGCGTCCGGCTCATGTTCAGCTCGCGCGCCAGGCCCTCCTCGCTGAGGGGGCTGCCGGCCGGCAGCTCGCCGAGCAGGATGCGCTCCTTGATCGCCTCGCGCGCGACGTCCTGCAGCGAGCCGGAGCCCGTCGCCTTGGTGGTGTCCAGGACTGCCATCGCACCGCCTTCCGCGGTAGTCGTCGCCATCGGTCCTCCCCCGTATCCAGGCTGTATCCAGTTTGGATGCCAAGGGTAGGCGGGGAGGCCCTGGGTGTCAAGGGGCACGGCCGAGGCCGTGCGCGGTGGGGCGAGGCCAACGGGCCAGACGGCTCGGGCGCGCCGGTGGCCGCGGCCAGGCGCGGGCCTGGCGCGAGGCGACCCCTGCCCACCCGCGGTCGCCCGCGTTCCCCTGCGTGTGACTCGAAGCAGCACGCGCGGTAAGTTCGCACCGTCCTGCTCCGTGGCGGCGCCTCACAGTTGGGCCCGTCGTCGCCGGGTGGGGCGAGTCTCTACGGGAGGAGAAGGGA from Trueperaceae bacterium includes these protein-coding regions:
- a CDS encoding GntR family transcriptional regulator — its product is MAVLDTTKATGSGSLQDVAREAIKERILLGELPAGSPLSEEGLARELNMSRTPVRHALQDLVAQGLLERTPGRGAVVRRIDIKKMLDIIDVQECLLVWCVPRLCDLPDVDLSAVKDAYAKQLAGLASGDNRAVLLESRRMDTHLVGLTGNQEMVRYMREISDLLVHAASQMVSSREKLTQAVSEHGEIIDAIEARDKRRAREAIEVHLAGVKRRFLGLVE